In Pygocentrus nattereri isolate fPygNat1 chromosome 30, fPygNat1.pri, whole genome shotgun sequence, the following proteins share a genomic window:
- the si:ch211-207l14.1 gene encoding E3 ubiquitin-protein ligase CIP8 isoform X2 codes for MEKEEEEEDIFTAWPAEDEEQDSAEEPEEQEDEEEETGRKRSLNIPRPSHLLTKRRASLPCPDQLSAMQLTNLTYLARLHAATMAPAPAHVRQHTRNEEEDKERPLHERRPPAIPTIPEVLEPPERKLRFRSRNVMSLSDADSLCLICHDDLRKGGGSIRELHCSHSFHTECIEEWLWTKQTCPTCRKHVAMPEPLYWTSTRVKVP; via the exons ATGGagaaggaagaagaggaggaggacattTTCACAGCCTGGCCTGCTGAAGATGAAGAGCAGGACAGTGCAGAGGAGCCAGAGGAGcaggaggacgaggaggaggagacGGGGAGGAAGAGAAGCTTGAATATACCCAGGCCGAGTCACTTGCTGACCAAACGCAGAGCCTCTCTTCCATGTCCA gaTCAACTGAGTGCTATGCAGCTGACCAATCTGACCTATCTGGCCCGTCTACATGCGGCCACCATGGCTCCTGCCCCGGCGCACGTGAGGCAGCACACCCGCAATGAAGAGGAGGACAAAGAGAGACCCCTACATGAGAGGCGACCCCCCGCCATCCCGACCATACCTGAGGTGCTGGAGCCACCGGAGAGGAAATTGCGGTTCAGGAGCCGCAACGTCATGTCACTA AGCGATGCAGATAGTTTGTGTCTGATCTGCCATGATGACCTGCGCAAAGGAGGAGGATCTATCAGAGAGCTCCACTGTTCACACAGCTTCCACACTGAG tgTATAGAGGAGTGGCTGTGGACAAAGCAGACTTGCCCTACATGCCGCAAGCATGTAGCCATGCCAGAACCTCTTTACTGGACATCCACTCGTGTCAAAGTGCCCTGA
- the zgc:112023 gene encoding PI-PLC X domain-containing protein 1: protein MADMERRWDASSCTDWMSQLPPQLLDVPLWDLAIPGSHDTMTYCLDQRSSVLRSQPGILRVLDHVAPCIIRPCVNKWGTTQELVISTQLDSGIRFLDLRIAHKTNDSDQTFYFAHGIYSLVTVKEALTAIAYWLEQHAKEVVIIALSAFDDVNPAQHSKLIDFLKSLFDKKFCPQTEVPTLKACWTRGYQVILSYDDSAGSGHMELWPGWDYWWANESDPNLVISYLEKKKDTVGRPAIFFVAGLNLTEDTKYVLRHLCQSMKSMTLRAYGQLLDWVKQQRPGRQKTCLNVICADFVGISRNEFTQLVIALNTKLLKEKSSGEPTEKNTVLD, encoded by the exons ATGGCAGACATGGAGAGGAGATGGGATGCTTCCAGCTGTACCGACTGGATGTCACAGCTGCCTCCACAGCTCCTGGATGTTCCTCTGTGGGATCTCGCCATCCCTG GGAGTCATGATACCATGACTTACTGCCTGGATCAGCGTTCCTCAGTACTGCGTTCACAGCCCGGGATCCTGAGAGTGCTGGACCACGTCGCGCCCTGTATCATTCGGCCTTGTGTGAACAAGTGGGGCACCACTCAG GAGCTGGTCATTTCCACCCAACTGGATTCAGGAATTCGATTCCTTGACCTCAGGATTGCCCACAAGACGAACGATTCTGATCAAACCTTTTACTTCGCCCATGGGATATACTCTTTGGTTACTGTAAAG GAGGCGCTCACTGCTATTGCCTATTGGTTAGAGCAGCATGctaaggaggtggtcatcattgCTCTTTCTGCTTTTGATGATGTGAACCCTGCCCAGCACAGTAAACTCATTGACTTCCTGAAAAGCCTCTTTGATAAGAAGTTCTGTCCCCAAACA GAAGTACCCACACTGAAAGCATGCTGGACTCGAGGCTATCAGGTTATTCTCTCGTACGACGACTCAGCTGGGAGTGGTCATATGGAGCTGTGGCCAGGGTGGGATTACTGGTGGGCCAATGAGTCCGACCCAAATCTGGTTATATCAtacctggagaaaaaaaaagacacagtggGTAGACCGG CTATTTTCTTCGTGGCTGGTCTGAACCTCACTGAAGACACCAAGTATGTCCTTCGCCATCTCTGCCAGTCTATGAAGAGCATGACCCTCAGGGCCTATGGTCAGCTGCTGGACTGGGTCAAACAGCAGCGCCCTGGCCGCCAGAAAACATGCCTCAATGTCATCTGTGCAGACTTTGTTGGGATTTCAAGAAATGAATTCACTCAGCTGGTTATTGCACTTAATACAAAACTCTTAAAAGAGAAGTCCTCAGGGGAacctacagaaaaaaacacagtgcTGGATTGA
- the LOC108430038 gene encoding regucalcin-like isoform X1 has protein sequence MSSVKVECVVKEPNEIGEGPVWEEKDSTLLYVDITGQKISRWSSLTNQIESMSTAHSNWPETLPAHQEFSRLYQSPTLALETFVGCVVPRRSGGYVIGEGTHFAAVDWQKRSITTIAHVDTDKSKTRFNDGKVDPAGRFFAGTMGLEVRPAEVEKKQGSLYSLQADHSVIKHFDQVDLSNGLDWSLDHRYFYYIDSLKFMLEVFDYDMQTGAISNRRTVYQLEKDEGIPDGMCIDAEGKLWMACYSGGRVLRIDPQTGTRLQTVKLPVARTTSCCFGGKDYTDLYVTSAYKGMDEEARAQQPQAGCIFKVSGLGVKGIPPNSFAG, from the exons ATGTCCTCCGTTAAAGTGGAGTGCGTTGTGAAGGAGCCCAATGAGATCGGAGAGGGTCCCGTCTGGGAGGAGAAAGATTCCACTCTCTTGTATGTGGACATCACTGGCCAGAAGATCAGCAGGTGGAGCTCGTTGACCAATCAAATAGAGAGTATGTCTACAG CTCACAGTAACTGGCCCGAAACACTGCCGGCCCACCAGGAATTCTCCCGACTGTACCAATCTCCCACTCTGGCTTTAG AGACATTTGTGGGCTGTGTGGTCCCACGGAGGTCAGGAGGTTATGTGATTGGTGAGGGAACACACTTTGCTGCGGTGGACTGGCAGAAGCGCTCTATCACCACTATTGCTCATGTGGACACGGACAAGAGCAAAACTCGCTTTAACGATGGGAAGGTGGACCCCGCTGGAAGGTTCTTcgcag GCACCATGGGTCTCGAGGTGCGTCCGGCTGAGGTAGAGAAGAAGCAGGGTTCTCTGTATAGCCTTCAAGCTGACCATTCTGTCATCAAACACTTCGACCAGGTGGACCTCTCCAATGGACTGGATTGGTCTCTGGACCATCGCTACTTCTACTACATAGACAGTCTGAAGTTCATGTTGGAGGTCTTTGATTATGATATGCAGACTGGCGCCATAT CTAATAGGAGAACTGTATACCAGCTTGAGAAGGATGAAGGCATTCCTGATGGCATGTGCATTGATGCAGAAGGCAAACTGTGGATGGCCTGCTACAGTGGAGGAAGAGTGCTGCGCATTGACCCGCAAACAG GTACCAGGCTGCAGACAGTGAAGCTGCCCGTTGCAAGAACAACCTCATGCTGTTTTGGAGGGAAAGACTACACTGACCTGTATGTCACCTCTGCTTATAAAGGCATGGACGAGGAAGCGCGGGCCCAACAGCCCCAAGCTGGCTGCATTTTTAAG gtctctggTTTAGGAGTGAAGGGAATTCCTCCCAATTCGTTTGCTGGCTGA
- the si:ch211-207l14.1 gene encoding E3 ubiquitin-protein ligase CIP8 isoform X1 has protein sequence MPACSSLSSSSTSKPCPTDLRIPQHIMEKEEEEEDIFTAWPAEDEEQDSAEEPEEQEDEEEETGRKRSLNIPRPSHLLTKRRASLPCPDQLSAMQLTNLTYLARLHAATMAPAPAHVRQHTRNEEEDKERPLHERRPPAIPTIPEVLEPPERKLRFRSRNVMSLSDADSLCLICHDDLRKGGGSIRELHCSHSFHTECIEEWLWTKQTCPTCRKHVAMPEPLYWTSTRVKVP, from the exons ATGCCAGCCTGCTCTTCTCTCAGCAGCTCTAGCACCTCAAAGCCCTGTCCCACAGACCTGAGGATACCCCAACACATCATGGagaaggaagaagaggaggaggacattTTCACAGCCTGGCCTGCTGAAGATGAAGAGCAGGACAGTGCAGAGGAGCCAGAGGAGcaggaggacgaggaggaggagacGGGGAGGAAGAGAAGCTTGAATATACCCAGGCCGAGTCACTTGCTGACCAAACGCAGAGCCTCTCTTCCATGTCCA gaTCAACTGAGTGCTATGCAGCTGACCAATCTGACCTATCTGGCCCGTCTACATGCGGCCACCATGGCTCCTGCCCCGGCGCACGTGAGGCAGCACACCCGCAATGAAGAGGAGGACAAAGAGAGACCCCTACATGAGAGGCGACCCCCCGCCATCCCGACCATACCTGAGGTGCTGGAGCCACCGGAGAGGAAATTGCGGTTCAGGAGCCGCAACGTCATGTCACTA AGCGATGCAGATAGTTTGTGTCTGATCTGCCATGATGACCTGCGCAAAGGAGGAGGATCTATCAGAGAGCTCCACTGTTCACACAGCTTCCACACTGAG tgTATAGAGGAGTGGCTGTGGACAAAGCAGACTTGCCCTACATGCCGCAAGCATGTAGCCATGCCAGAACCTCTTTACTGGACATCCACTCGTGTCAAAGTGCCCTGA
- the LOC108430038 gene encoding regucalcin-like isoform X2, translating into MSSVKVECVVKEPNEIGEGPVWEEKDSTLLYVDITGQKISRWSSLTNQIESMSTETFVGCVVPRRSGGYVIGEGTHFAAVDWQKRSITTIAHVDTDKSKTRFNDGKVDPAGRFFAGTMGLEVRPAEVEKKQGSLYSLQADHSVIKHFDQVDLSNGLDWSLDHRYFYYIDSLKFMLEVFDYDMQTGAISNRRTVYQLEKDEGIPDGMCIDAEGKLWMACYSGGRVLRIDPQTGTRLQTVKLPVARTTSCCFGGKDYTDLYVTSAYKGMDEEARAQQPQAGCIFKVSGLGVKGIPPNSFAG; encoded by the exons ATGTCCTCCGTTAAAGTGGAGTGCGTTGTGAAGGAGCCCAATGAGATCGGAGAGGGTCCCGTCTGGGAGGAGAAAGATTCCACTCTCTTGTATGTGGACATCACTGGCCAGAAGATCAGCAGGTGGAGCTCGTTGACCAATCAAATAGAGAGTATGTCTACAG AGACATTTGTGGGCTGTGTGGTCCCACGGAGGTCAGGAGGTTATGTGATTGGTGAGGGAACACACTTTGCTGCGGTGGACTGGCAGAAGCGCTCTATCACCACTATTGCTCATGTGGACACGGACAAGAGCAAAACTCGCTTTAACGATGGGAAGGTGGACCCCGCTGGAAGGTTCTTcgcag GCACCATGGGTCTCGAGGTGCGTCCGGCTGAGGTAGAGAAGAAGCAGGGTTCTCTGTATAGCCTTCAAGCTGACCATTCTGTCATCAAACACTTCGACCAGGTGGACCTCTCCAATGGACTGGATTGGTCTCTGGACCATCGCTACTTCTACTACATAGACAGTCTGAAGTTCATGTTGGAGGTCTTTGATTATGATATGCAGACTGGCGCCATAT CTAATAGGAGAACTGTATACCAGCTTGAGAAGGATGAAGGCATTCCTGATGGCATGTGCATTGATGCAGAAGGCAAACTGTGGATGGCCTGCTACAGTGGAGGAAGAGTGCTGCGCATTGACCCGCAAACAG GTACCAGGCTGCAGACAGTGAAGCTGCCCGTTGCAAGAACAACCTCATGCTGTTTTGGAGGGAAAGACTACACTGACCTGTATGTCACCTCTGCTTATAAAGGCATGGACGAGGAAGCGCGGGCCCAACAGCCCCAAGCTGGCTGCATTTTTAAG gtctctggTTTAGGAGTGAAGGGAATTCCTCCCAATTCGTTTGCTGGCTGA